A single window of Leclercia adecarboxylata DNA harbors:
- a CDS encoding YheV family putative zinc ribbon protein has product MAVRKRFIAGAKCPACQAQDSLAMWRENNIDIVECVKCGHQMREADKEAREHVRKEEQVIGIFHPD; this is encoded by the coding sequence TCGCCGGTGCGAAATGCCCGGCCTGCCAGGCGCAGGATTCCCTGGCCATGTGGCGAGAGAACAATATCGATATTGTTGAGTGTGTTAAGTGCGGGCACCAGATGCGTGAAGCGGACAAAGAGGCTCGCGAGCATGTTCGCAAGGAAGAGCAAGTGATCGGGATTTTTCATCCGGACTAG